TGGTTGTTGCCAAGCGGTTTCAACCAGCGTATCCAGTTCCGTCCCGGTTACGGCAAAGTCGTAATGTAACGAGATGTGGGACGCGTTGACCAGGTTACCGAAAGTGGTCAAGTCGTTGTTTTGTAAGGCATCGAAGGCCCGCAACGTCCGTTGGTTTTCCACCACCGCGTGCCGTGCCCGCTTGATCAAGATGTCGTCGTTGATCAGGTAACTGTTTTCGTCGAACTGGTCGCCGTTTAGGTCACCTAACGTTTGAATGTCTAACTTGGTTTGCAGGCGCCGTAAAGCTTCTTCACATTGGGCCCGCCGTTCGTTGTACTTGGAATCGGTCAGTTCCCGGCGCTTCTTGGTGTTCATGATAACCACCACGTAGCCGTCCATCTTGACCGGTGCGTATTGGTACTTCAAGGTGTTGGTGTCCAGCAAGATGGCCTGGTCCTTTTTCCCCATGAAGACCGCAAATTGGTCCATGATCCCGGTGTTTAAGCCTAAGTAGTCGTTTTCGACTAACTGGCCGGCCTTAACCAGGTCCACCCGCGAGATGTCCTGACCGTAAGCATCCAAGAGGATTTGGGCCATCAACATTTCCACGGAAGCTGAGGACGATAAGCCAGAGCCATCGGGTAAGTTCCCGTGAACGTACAGGTCAAACCCTTGATCGATGGTCTTGCCCTGCTTGGCTAATTCGAACAGCATCCCCTTAAAGTACTTGGTCCAGTTATCGGCCTCGTTGTAGCTCAGATCGTCTAACGAAAATTCAATGGTGCCAGCCTTGGGCAGGTTGGCAGAAAACATCCGGACCGTCCGATCATCGCGCTTACTGAAGGCCCCATACGTCCCCAAGCTGATGGCAGCTGGGAAAACGTGGCCCCCGTTAAAGTCGGTGTATTCCCCGATCAGGTTAATCCGACCTGGGGAGAAGAAGACCCGTTGTGGTTCGGCGTTAAAAGTTTCTTTGTATTCTGATGCAAGGCTGGCATAATCCATGGCGATGAACTCCTTTAGAATTTTAGTAAACTTTTACTATAGTTTAACTATACTCAGTAAAAGTCTCGGTGTCAAACATAATTGAAGCGTTTTCAACAACATTTCAATAAAGGGGTCCCCGATCTGAGACCTGAGACCCCGTCGAACTGATTAGTCCCCGATCTTTTGACCAGCAGCCTTTTCAGCCTTTAATTTCTTTTCCAAATCTTCGACGATTTCCGCGTGACGCTTTTCGGACAACTTGATCTTGCCAAAGTAAACGATGGCGGCCAAGATAATCAGAATAATCGGAATGTAGAAGATGAACATCTTAAATTGTAACAATCCACTAGCTGAAATATCGGACGGCTTAGCGTTCCCGGTCATCCCAGATTGCAGAGCGGCTAACATTACCACCCCGTTGGCGAACGCACCGGCCAACTTATCGATCAGGGGCCGAACGGCTAAGGTCACGGATTCGTTCCGTGTCCCGTTCTTCCACTGACCATATTCCACACTGTCAGTAATGGTCATTAAGGCGGCCAAGAAGATCATTGGGTACGGGAAGAAGTAGAACGCCACCCCGACCAAGACCATCGTCACGTTGGTGCCAGCGAACAAGAAGATCAGGTAACCGACGACCATCAAGGCAATCCCGCCGACATACACCCCACGGCGCTTGATCAGGCTGACCAAGAATGGGAACAGCACGACGGAGATAATCCCTAAGATGGCGGTAATAACCCCGACCATACTGTAAGCGGCCGGCTTGCCAATAACGTAACGGAAGTAGTAGAGCAATAGGGAGTTGGTGATGACATACCCAAAGGCAAACAGGAAGTAGGAGAGCGCCAACCACATGAGTTGATCGTTTTCCCCAATGGCCTTGAAGACGTCGCGTAAACGGGTCTTTTCGGTGTTTTCCCGAATCAAGTTCTTTTGTTCCTTAGTCCCAAACGCAGCGGTCAAGGCCCCTAAGAAGGAAACCACGGCGATAACGGCGGCAAATCCTAACCAACCGGCGCGGGTCTGCGTTTGCCCGGTCGTGCCGGAGAACTTCTGACTGAAGAAGTAAACCAATGGCATAACCACGATGATGACCCCTTGGGCCCCTAACGTAGATCCGAAACGAGCGACCGTCCCGAATTTAGTCCGGGTCTTGGAATCAACACTCAACGCTGGCAACATGGACCACAACGAAATATCTTTGAAGGAATAAAAAATATCTAAGATAACAAACACGATGCCAAAGATAATCAGGTATAACATGTCGTTGTGATCGGCCAACCCACCAATACTGGTGAAGATGATCATCAAGGTAATGGAGCTGACCAGCCCACCACCAAGTAACCAGGGCTTGAACTTGCCCCAACGGGTCCGGGTGTTATCCACAACCCCACCGATCATCGGGTCAAAGGCGATTTCAATCAACCGAATAATCACCAGCATGGCACTAACGGCCCCAATCATTTGCGCGGAGTTCGCGTGGCCGGTGAACAGAACACTAGTAACGAAGATTGGGAAATAGGTACTTAACGTCGCGTAGAACGCATCGTGCCCAAACGCCCCAAATGCATAGGAAGCATACTGCTTAAATAAATTCATGGCTCTTTTTCACACCTTTCAAATTAATCACTTAAGTTAACGAACGAAACGTCTAGTGGTAACGACGTTCAATGATCTTGGACAACACGTCATCGCGCTTCTGGGCTTTCGCCATGTCGAACCGTGATTCCTCAAGATTGTTAAAATCTTGCGCCAGCAACATGGCTTCCAAGTACAGCGTCAATTGACGCTTGATGTACAACTTATTGGCTTCGTCGGGGTGCTGAGCGTTTCCTCCCAGGACTGCGGCCGCAAAAGCAGCTGGATCTAACGTGATTTTGTCGTTAGCCATTCAAAATACCCTCTTTCCGTTCATCATGAAGTTCGGTAAAGCTCATCAGTGAATTTTAAGTAAATGTAAGCGCTTTACGTTACTTATCTTAGGGCCTACGGGGCAAAGTTGCAACCTAAATCATTGTACACTGTTCAACATAAAAACCGTTATATTAGCGTTTTTATCAGGTTGCAACCGGTTGTAATTTTATGGTAAAAAATTTAGTAAACCCAATAAATGAAGGCACAAAAAAAGACCCGTCTAGCCCAATTAACAGGGTTAGCCGGATCAATTACTTTAGTTAATTATAGCGCCGTTCGATAAGTTTCATCAAAATATCGTCGCGTTGTTGCTCCTTGGCGTCGTTGAAGCGGGTCTGTTCCAACCCGTTAAAATCTTGCGCTAGGAGTGTGGCTTCCAGATAAAGGGTCAGTTGGCGCTTAATGTATAGCTTGTTCTCTTCGCCCTTTTTCTGTGCATTGCCCCCCAGCACCGCGGCCGCAAACTTCTCAGGATCTAACTTCATCTTATCTTTTGCCATCACAAAATCCCTCTTTCTCACCTTAGCTAACTAAGGACCCAATTAGCCGTTTTTACAACCTTTACGGTTACTTATCAGTCATCCAAAATGCATTATAGCAACTTGTGAAAAGTTTGGCAATATTGTAACCGCTACCGTTTTAAAAAGAAAAAGCGTTCCCGACAATCGTCGAGAACGCCAGTTAAATCAACGTTAATTGATAGACGCTACATAAGCCTTCAACGCTTGTTCGTACTTGCTTAAGCGTTGGTTGGCCGCAGCGGCCGTTTGATCGCTAGTACCAATGTAGAACTTGACCTTGGGCTCGGTTCCGGAAGGCCGGATGCAGATCCAAGTGCCATCGTGTAACCAGTACTTCAAGACGTTGGACTGTGGTAAATCGATGGCCGTGGTGGTCCCATCGGCCGCCGTCTTCACGCTGGTCTGGAAGTCCTCCACAGCATCAATGCCGGTACCGGCAAAATCGTGGGGCGCATTTTCGCGGAATTCACTCATCAGCTTGGCCCGTTGTGCGGAGCCGTCGACGCCCTGGAATTCCTCGAACGTGGTCTTTTCGGCGTAGTAGCCGTAGGTCGCGTAGAGTTCTTCGATCCCGTCGTACAGGGTCATCCCCCGTTGCTTGTAGTCCGCCGCCACTTCGGCCAGCAAGACCGTCGATTGGATGGCGTCCTTGTCCCGCACGAATGGCTTGATCAGGTAACCGTAACTTTCTTCGAATCCAAACAGGAAGGTGTGATCGTGGTTGGTTTCGTACTGGTGGATCTGTTCGGCGATAAACTTAAAGCCGGTCAGCACGTTTTTCATTTCCACGCCGTAAGCCGCCGCAATCTTGGTGGCTAACTCGGTTGACACGATTGACTTAACCACCCGACCGTCAACCGGCAGATCTCCAGCCGCCTTGCGCGCCTTCAAAATGTAGGCCAACAAGATTGACGCAATCTGGTTCCCGGTCAACAGTTGGTACTCCCCGTCGGGTTGCCGGACAGCGGCACCCAAACGGTCGGCATCGGGGTCGGTGGCCACTAAGAGATCGGCGCCCTCTTGTTTTCCTAACGCAATGGCCATGTCAAAGGCTTCCGGAAATTCGGGGTTCGGGAAGTCAACCGTCGGAAATTCGGGGTCGGCAATCGCCTGTTGAGGCACCATGGTAAAGTTCTCGAAACCGGCCTTCCGTAAGGCCCGTTCACCGATCACTTTCCCAGTTCCGTGCAGTGGTGTGTAGATCAACTTCATGGTCTTGCCGACCTTACTAATCAGGTCATGGTTGATGGTCACACTCGTCACGTTTTGCAAGTAAGGCTGGTCAACGTCTTCACCGATGATATGCAGCAACTTAGCCTGACGCAGCGCCTGTTCGTCGGCCACTTGGATGGCGAATACGTCGGTGGCGGACCGCACGAACTTAGTGATCATGTCCGAAGCCTTAGGCGGCATCTGCCCGCCATCTGGTCCGTAGATCTTGTACCCGTTGTACTGCTTGGGGTTGTGGCTGGCCGTGATCATGATTCCCATGGCCGTGTGCAGGTGCCGCACGGCAAAGGACAATTCCGGCGTTGGCCGTAAATCATCGAACACGAAGCTGGGAATCTGGTGAGCGCCCAAAACCCGGGCCGCTTCGTGAGCAAATTCAGTGGAATGGTACCGCGAATCAAAACTGATGGCGACCCCACGTTGTTTGGTGGCGTCGTCCAGGGTATCTAGATAACGGGCCACCCCCTCGGTTGCCTGGCGTACCGTGTAGACGTTCATCTGCCCGATACCGGGACCCATAACGCCCCGCATGCCGGCAGTCCCAAAACTCATCGGCGCACTAAAGGCGGCCTCTAGCGCCTGATTGTCGCCCGCCATAGCGTCCAGTTCACGCCGGACGTCCGGCAACATGGTGGGTTGTTTTTGCCAAACGGCATAGTTTTCTTGCCAACTCAAATCGAATCTCTCCTTTTGCTGATGACCTAGTTCCTCACCATAGCGTACTCGTTTTAACCAGTACTGACTAGTTGTCCGCCCATTATTTACGGACATATTGATAAGCAATCGTGTGCGTGACCGCTTGGTTCGCGGGTAACACGATGTCCCCAAAATTGTCGTGGTGAATGGCATCTGGTAAGTTCTGCGCTTCCAAAGCTAGGGCGTTGTAGTCGCGTTTCTCCGCTCTGGCTGGGTCCGTGGCGTTCGCCGTGAAGACCACTACCCCGTTTCTGTCGGAATAGATTTGGACTTCGCGGTGACCGGTGGTATCACCAACCGTAGCGATTGGGGCATCCCCCGGCTGAACCTCAAAGGCATCATCGTATTCGACACCGCCGGCTTGGGCCAATTGGGCTAGGCCATCCTTGATGGTCCGCGGCTTGCGGAAGTCGTAGCCGGTCCCGGCCACGGCAGCCTTCTCGCCGGTCGGAATCTTTTCATTATTTAAAATTAAACGCTTGTCGGCGTTCAAGGTCAACCATTGTTGATCCAGATCGTGTTGATCGTCAGTTACGTTAAAGTACGCGTGAATCGTGGGGTTAAACAGCGTTGCTGCATCACTTTGCCCCTTAAAGGTGATGGTCAACCGGTCGTTTTCATCCAGCGTATAGGTAATCGTTGTGGTGAGGTTTCCTGGGTACTGATCATCTTGCGGCGTTGAGGTATGGGTCAAAATCACACTGGCCCGGTCCCCGTCTTCTTGGGTCGTGGCGTCCCAGTTGATGTGCAGAAAGCCGTGGGGGCCCCCGTGGATGGCATTTTTGCCTTCAGTGGCTTCGATCTGGTAGGTCGTCCCGTCAATGTCAAAGGCCACCCCCTTGATCCGGCCGGCAACCCGGCCGAGCGCCTGGCAGAGGCAATAAGTATTGTTGTCGTAAGCCGCCAGGTTGTCCTGGTGGACGGCGAGTTGTTGACGTTGACCGTCTTCTAAGGCACTAAATTCTTGTAAGGTGGCCGCCCAGGTCAGAATCGCCGCGCGGGTCCCGTGTTGATTGGTCAAAACGTACTTGGTGACTTTTTGTTGGTGAAGTTCGCCAGCTATTTCTTGGGTAATTTGCATAAAACAGGCACCTCCAAAATTCTAAGAATACGGTTACATTGTATAATACTCGGCGTTTAAGTACCATTGTTTTTCGTGATTAAGTAAAATTTTACGCAAATTTACCTGACAAAAAGCCCCCGCTCACCGCGAGTCGCGGGAGCGGGGACTTTTTATAAATTAATAATCATTGATGTTACCGTACCCAAGTTGTATCCCGCCACCTGCAATCGCAATGGGCCAGGATCCTAAGATTCGGCAACACAACTGACCCTCAAAACTGTTTGAGTTGGGCCCGGATGATTTTCCAGGTTTCGGGGTCGTGCGTGTCGATGGTCGACGGGAAAAAGCGCTGGAGATCTTGTTGGATAAACTGTTCGTTGATGTGGAACCATTCGTCTTCGCTACTAGCGTCCTGAAATTGATTCAGGTAGTACGGATCGTCAATCTGGAGCAGCGTATGCAAAATTAAATCACGTTGTTCAGGGGTCACCATCGGTATCTCCTCCTCGGACTAATTGTTCATTAATTCGGCTAAGAGTTCACGCGCGGACTCGTTTAACTTGTCTTGGGACTTGTCGTTGCCTAAGTGGGTGTAGATTTCCCCAATGTAAACCTGTTCCTTGAAGAGTTCGGTAAAGACCGCGTCGATAATCGGTCGCGTCTGGGCCTGTTCTTGCACGGGGCCGAACGGGTTGGCGAAGAAGGTGGTACTCATCCCAACCTCATCGGTGGTTCCCAACGCCCGGCGTTTGCCGGCCACGAAGGTCTCCTCGGCCTGCTCGCGGTCCGTAAAGCGGTGAACCCCCACGGCATCGTCGTAATTGTTGGCGTAGACCCACATGTCGATGTGGTGATGGGCCACCACCCGATCCCAGGTGTTGGCCGGGATAATTACCCGCGCGTTGGACAGTTCGGGGTTCATGTAAATCCCGCGGTCCATGTTGTTAAAGGCGACTTCACTGCTCAGGTCGTCTAGGCGCACGAAGGCCCCGGTTTCGGTCCCCTGCGCGTAAATGCCCTTTCCTGGATCAAGTGTGAAGCTCCCCATGTCGTCGAAAATGGTTTCGATGTTGACAATCTGGTCATCGGCCACGTTCTGCAGCGCTTCGATGGATTCGGACTTACCCGCTCCGGAATCCCCGAAAAAGACCACCGTCTTGGTCTGACCGTTAGCGAAAGTAATCTTAACCATTGACCCGTGGATTGGCAACCGCTTTTGAGCAATCTGGTGCAAGTTATGCAGGGTCAAGCACATCTTCTTCATGTACCCAAAGTAGGTCGTTTGGTCATTGTATGGCACCTGACCCACGTAGATTTGATTTTCGGCGTCATAGAAGTAGTGCCCGTTTTCGGGATCCGCATCCCCCTGCGCACTCGGGGAGCCAAAGAGTAAGATCAGGTCCGGCTTCTGGTTCAAGACCTCCTGACGGTCGGCCAGCTGGAACAGGTTAGCCAAGGCCAAGCCCGATGCCATGTAGTCGCGGTGGAAGTAGATGTAGGCCAAGCTTTCCCCAATCTTTGCCGGGTAGCACAACCAGTCTTGCTTGGTCCCCGTGAAGTTCTTCAACGGGTTCTCGTGACTCGCCGTGAAGCGACCCTTACGCTTGTTACTCTTGGTGTGAAGCATCATCGGTGGCCGCAACATCAGGCGGTTCATGAAGCGGATATCCGTCAAGGCCTCATAACCGGCCGGTACCGGCCACTGAACCTGTTGCAACAACACACAGGCGCTGGTGGCCGCATTGGTCTGCCGGTAGACGTGGTTGGCGTGGCCCTTGAGTTTTTCTTCAATCGTCCGGTACAAGCGTAAGACCACGTCGTTAAACCGCTGGTCAATGGTCATGAATTCACTGGCCACCACGTGATTCTGTTGGGTGGTCATGGTCGCGACCCGCAGATACGACCGGTAGTATGAGTAGAGATCTTCAATGCTGGCCAGAATTTCTTTACGCGAGAATTGATCAAATGCGCGTGGTTGATCGGTCAAGACGTCTTTTAAGGTGTCAATATAGGTCTTGGGGTCCACCCGATCATAGGTGGTCTCGGGATCGGCATCGTCGGGAATCGAGTCTTGTTGCTCGGCCAAAAAGAGCTGCACGAAAGCGGCAAATTCGTCACTATTGATCAAATCAAAGGTGCTTGATAAGAAGCGAGCACTGTAGTTCAACACGGCCACGTTGCGGTCCGGGTTGGCGTAGAAGGTTTGTAAATCAATCGGTGCTGGTACTGGCATAGAAAAACCCCTCTCATAGTTGTCTCATCATTTGATTATGACAAGTTTAGCCTATTTCTCCGCCAGATGAAAGCCTTTCACCGGGCTTGATGCAAAATTAACCTGTCCCGGCCGCCCGCTATTTGATTAGTCATCAACCCAACCCCCGCTCCCCTCACTGCGTGGCCGGTTTCCCTTAAACTAGCGTATACTAGGTATAACTAATCACCAGGGAGGAACTTACTAATGAAAAGATGGTTACTAGGAAGTACTGCGCTACTCGTGGGACTGGGGTTACTGGGGAGCACCCCCGTTCAGGCGGCTAAATACACCGTCAAAATTGGCACGACTACGGCCTTCAAAGAATTCTTACACATTTCGCCGTACTATCGCACCACTAAGGCCGTCAAAGCTCAGATTGACACCAACCCTATC
Above is a window of Levilactobacillus zymae DNA encoding:
- a CDS encoding galactokinase; the encoded protein is MDYASLASEYKETFNAEPQRVFFSPGRINLIGEYTDFNGGHVFPAAISLGTYGAFSKRDDRTVRMFSANLPKAGTIEFSLDDLSYNEADNWTKYFKGMLFELAKQGKTIDQGFDLYVHGNLPDGSGLSSSASVEMLMAQILLDAYGQDISRVDLVKAGQLVENDYLGLNTGIMDQFAVFMGKKDQAILLDTNTLKYQYAPVKMDGYVVVIMNTKKRRELTDSKYNERRAQCEEALRRLQTKLDIQTLGDLNGDQFDENSYLINDDILIKRARHAVVENQRTLRAFDALQNNDLTTFGNLVNASHISLHYDFAVTGTELDTLVETAWQQPGVLGARMTGAGFGGCAIAIVKESNVDAFEKAVGDTYNEKIGHPAEFYIAHLADGSHELTK
- a CDS encoding glycoside-pentoside-hexuronide (GPH):cation symporter is translated as MNLFKQYASYAFGAFGHDAFYATLSTYFPIFVTSVLFTGHANSAQMIGAVSAMLVIIRLIEIAFDPMIGGVVDNTRTRWGKFKPWLLGGGLVSSITLMIIFTSIGGLADHNDMLYLIIFGIVFVILDIFYSFKDISLWSMLPALSVDSKTRTKFGTVARFGSTLGAQGVIIVVMPLVYFFSQKFSGTTGQTQTRAGWLGFAAVIAVVSFLGALTAAFGTKEQKNLIRENTEKTRLRDVFKAIGENDQLMWLALSYFLFAFGYVITNSLLLYYFRYVIGKPAAYSMVGVITAILGIISVVLFPFLVSLIKRRGVYVGGIALMVVGYLIFLFAGTNVTMVLVGVAFYFFPYPMIFLAALMTITDSVEYGQWKNGTRNESVTLAVRPLIDKLAGAFANGVVMLAALQSGMTGNAKPSDISASGLLQFKMFIFYIPIILIILAAIVYFGKIKLSEKRHAEIVEDLEKKLKAEKAAGQKIGD
- a CDS encoding phospho-sugar mutase, with protein sequence MSWQENYAVWQKQPTMLPDVRRELDAMAGDNQALEAAFSAPMSFGTAGMRGVMGPGIGQMNVYTVRQATEGVARYLDTLDDATKQRGVAISFDSRYHSTEFAHEAARVLGAHQIPSFVFDDLRPTPELSFAVRHLHTAMGIMITASHNPKQYNGYKIYGPDGGQMPPKASDMITKFVRSATDVFAIQVADEQALRQAKLLHIIGEDVDQPYLQNVTSVTINHDLISKVGKTMKLIYTPLHGTGKVIGERALRKAGFENFTMVPQQAIADPEFPTVDFPNPEFPEAFDMAIALGKQEGADLLVATDPDADRLGAAVRQPDGEYQLLTGNQIASILLAYILKARKAAGDLPVDGRVVKSIVSTELATKIAAAYGVEMKNVLTGFKFIAEQIHQYETNHDHTFLFGFEESYGYLIKPFVRDKDAIQSTVLLAEVAADYKQRGMTLYDGIEELYATYGYYAEKTTFEEFQGVDGSAQRAKLMSEFRENAPHDFAGTGIDAVEDFQTSVKTAADGTTTAIDLPQSNVLKYWLHDGTWICIRPSGTEPKVKFYIGTSDQTAAAANQRLSKYEQALKAYVASIN
- a CDS encoding aldose epimerase family protein translates to MQITQEIAGELHQQKVTKYVLTNQHGTRAAILTWAATLQEFSALEDGQRQQLAVHQDNLAAYDNNTYCLCQALGRVAGRIKGVAFDIDGTTYQIEATEGKNAIHGGPHGFLHINWDATTQEDGDRASVILTHTSTPQDDQYPGNLTTTITYTLDENDRLTITFKGQSDAATLFNPTIHAYFNVTDDQHDLDQQWLTLNADKRLILNNEKIPTGEKAAVAGTGYDFRKPRTIKDGLAQLAQAGGVEYDDAFEVQPGDAPIATVGDTTGHREVQIYSDRNGVVVFTANATDPARAEKRDYNALALEAQNLPDAIHHDNFGDIVLPANQAVTHTIAYQYVRK
- a CDS encoding phosphoenolpyruvate carboxykinase, which gives rise to MPVPAPIDLQTFYANPDRNVAVLNYSARFLSSTFDLINSDEFAAFVQLFLAEQQDSIPDDADPETTYDRVDPKTYIDTLKDVLTDQPRAFDQFSRKEILASIEDLYSYYRSYLRVATMTTQQNHVVASEFMTIDQRFNDVVLRLYRTIEEKLKGHANHVYRQTNAATSACVLLQQVQWPVPAGYEALTDIRFMNRLMLRPPMMLHTKSNKRKGRFTASHENPLKNFTGTKQDWLCYPAKIGESLAYIYFHRDYMASGLALANLFQLADRQEVLNQKPDLILLFGSPSAQGDADPENGHYFYDAENQIYVGQVPYNDQTTYFGYMKKMCLTLHNLHQIAQKRLPIHGSMVKITFANGQTKTVVFFGDSGAGKSESIEALQNVADDQIVNIETIFDDMGSFTLDPGKGIYAQGTETGAFVRLDDLSSEVAFNNMDRGIYMNPELSNARVIIPANTWDRVVAHHHIDMWVYANNYDDAVGVHRFTDREQAEETFVAGKRRALGTTDEVGMSTTFFANPFGPVQEQAQTRPIIDAVFTELFKEQVYIGEIYTHLGNDKSQDKLNESARELLAELMNN